The Molothrus ater isolate BHLD 08-10-18 breed brown headed cowbird chromosome 18, BPBGC_Mater_1.1, whole genome shotgun sequence genome window below encodes:
- the YWHAH gene encoding 14-3-3 protein eta, protein MGDREQLLQRARLAEQAERYDDMASAMKSVTELNEPLSNEDRNLLSVAYKNVVGARRSSWRVISSIEQKTMADGNEKKLEKVKAYREKIEKELETVCNDVLALLDKYLIKNCNDFQYESKVFYLKMKGDYYRYLAEVAAGEKKNSVVEASEAAYKEAFEISKEHMQPTHPIRLGLALNFSVFYYEIQNAPEQACLLAKQAFDDAIAELDTLNEDSYKDSTLIMQLLRDNLTLWTSDQQDEEAGEGNN, encoded by the exons ATGGGGGACcgagagcagctgctgcagagagcccgCCTGGCCGAGCAGGCGGAGAGATACGATGACATGGCCTCGGCCATGAAGTCG GTCACTGAGCTGAATGAGCCCCTCTCAAATGAGGACAGAAACCTGCTGTCTGTAGCCTACAAGAATGTAGTGGGAGCCAGACGGTCCTCCTGGCGCGTCATCAGCAGCATAGAGCAGAAGACCATGGCAGATGGCAATGAGAAGAAGCTGGAGAAGGTTAAAGCCTATAGGGAGAAGATAGAAAAGGAGCTCGAGACAGTCTGCAATGATGTTTTGGCTCTCCTAGATAAATACTTGATCAAGAACTGCAATGACTTCCAGTATGAGAGCAAGGTCTTTTACCTGAAAATGAAGGGGGATTACTACCGCTATTTGGCAGAAGTTGCTGCTGGAGAGAAGAAGAACAGTGTGGTGGAAGCCTCAGAAGCTGCCTATAAAGAGGCTTTTGAAATCAGCAAAGAGCACATGCAGCCCACTCACCCCATTAGGCTTGGGCTGGCCCTCAATTTCTCCGTGTTCTACTATGAAATCCAGAATGCCCCTGAGCAGGCCTGCCTTTTAGCCAAACAAGCCTTTGATGACGCCATAGCAGAGCTGGACACACTAAATGAGGATTCCTACAAGGACTCCACTCTCATCATGCAGTTACTTCGAGATAACCTCACTCTGTGGACGAGTGATCAGCAGGATGAAGAAGCAGGAGAGGGCAATAATTAA